A single window of Solanum dulcamara chromosome 5, daSolDulc1.2, whole genome shotgun sequence DNA harbors:
- the LOC129890630 gene encoding uncharacterized protein LOC129890630 gives MASVEVGKVLLNQGLTCLGHCEDESSLNKVGDFLKCMDELRESQTKKVKEGLDMGEVESGKGMNQELGLARASNTLWLQEFNDRFNKVRTDLVIGVACLNPVDTLSSFHIKKILRMAKLYPDDFDEDVMVTLKNQLESYIVDVCDVDKRFSNLVNAKHLNYPLVFYLIKFVLLLPVDTSTIERACSAMKLIKSELQNRMYDDFMSSCMVPYVGKKYLILFQRRVL, from the exons ATGGCTTCTGTTGAAGTAGGGAAAGTTCTTTTGAATCAAGGATTGACATGTCTTGGACATTGTGAAGATGAATCATCACTAAATAAAG TGGGAGATTTTTTAAAATGCATGGATGAACTTCGAGAATCTCAAACCAAAAAGGTTAAAGAGGGACTTGATATGGGTGAAGTTGAAAGTGGTAAGGGAATGAATCAAGAACTTGGTCTTGCTAGAGCTTCCAATACTCTGTGG cttcaagaattcaatgaTCGCTTTAATAAGGTTAGAACAGATTTGGTTATTGGAGTTGCTTGCTTGAATCCAGTTGACACACTTTCTAGTTTTCAcatcaagaaaatattaagaatggccaaattataTCCTGATGATTTTGATGAAGATGTGATGGTTACTCTTAAGAATCAGCTAGAGTCTTATATTGTTGATGTATGTGATGTTGATAAAAGGTTCTCCAATTTAGTTAACGCAAAGCATTTAAATTATCCTCTTGTGTTTTACCTTATAAAATTTGTGTTGCTCTTGCCGGTTGATACTTCTACTATTGAAAGAGCTTGCTCGGCTATGAAGTTGATCAAGAGTGAATTGCAAAATCGAATGTATGATGATTTCATGAGTAGTTGCATGGTGCCTTATGTagggaaaaaatatttaatactaTTCCAGAGGAGAGTATTATGA